ACTCATGTCCGCCATCCGTCGCCCGCTCCATCAGCAGTCAGCCCTCTTCTCTTCGCCTTCGTCAGCGGTCGGCTCCGTCCCTTCGCGATCCACGGCCGGGGTAAACCTGCGCCAGCACCCCCGCTACGGCCGCCTTGAGCCTTTCCGCATTGCCTCCCTTGGTAACCAGCGCCGCTGCATGTCGCACCACTTCCGGATCCTCCTGCTCGGCGGCGAAGGAGTGGATCACGATAGGAAGCGCCGGCCGCCGGGCCACGAGGCTTTCGATCAAGGCGAGGCTGCAGCCGAAGGCGATCTCGGTATCCAAAACGAGAAGATCGCACCGGTCGTGGGAATTAAGCAGGCGGATCAGGTCCGTCCCGTCTCTGGCCAGAATCACCTCGTAGCCCTCCCGCCCCAATTCTCGTTTGAGAAAGTCGCGAACATGCCGGTTGCGATCTGTCACCAGGATTCTGAAAGCATCCGTCATTTCTTTCCTGCCCGCATGTTCGGCTCGAAGGTCCGCCGCAGGCCACCGCTCCCCTGCCGTCGACGTCTCGCAATGCCGTGTCTACGAAAGGGCAATCGGTGTGCCAAGGCGGAAAAGGGCGGCCTTCCTTCTAGAAGCCTCGTATTCTCTGCGGTGCAAGCCTGTGGGTGTGGCAGTGATGATGAGATGGGGAGGGGATGAACTGTCAGGAAACTTTACGGTTCGTCAATCGGAATCTTCCGAGGGGGCATTCACCAGGCGGACGTATGCGTCGGTGGGGAGGGAAGCGGACCCCGAAACGCAGGCGATGGAATCCGAAGCGCCCGCGGAGGTCACCCGGGCCCTTCCCGCCGGCCGGCCGTGACGGTCCAGGATCTCGAGGGTGTCTCCCGGCCTGATGCCGTCATCCCGGCCCAGTGCAAAGGCAATTTCCCATCCTTCCTTGACCTTTTTCGCCCGGAAGACTGCACCGATGCCCTTCCGATGAAGCAGCGACTCCTGTTGAGACCAAAGGCGATGGGACATGCCGAGGCACACGAGCATCAGCGGGAAACTGAAGGCGGTGACCGCCATGGGCGAAACGCCTGCATACCTCCGGAAAAGAGAGGTTTCACTGCTGCGCAGCGCCGCTTCGTCGGCAAAGACCCGGACGGTGTACACCGGATTTTCTCTTGCCTCTTCTTCGTCTTCCCCGTGCAGGAAGATTCGAACCGCGTAGGAGCCCGGCGCCGCGATATCAGACGCTTCAACCTTCGCCCTCCAGAGCCTTCCCTGACATTCCACGAAATCTACGGCGATTTCGGGCGATTCCGACTCGTAAGTGAGCCAGTTCAGTTCGGGGATCCGGATCTCCGCCTTGCCCGAGACGAGCACGGTCGATCCGGCAAGAAGCCGCACTTCGCGCTTGGGTTCCAGGTACCCGGCAACGCAACTGTCCAGGATCGACGCCAGGAACAAGCATCCCAGAAACGCTCCCACCCCATGGACCAAGGCGATCCGGGATGCGGAGGATTCCACCCGGCCCCTCACTCAAGTTCCCCCGCAACCGGCACCGCTCGCCACCTTCTGACGAGCAGCCGCGCAGACACCACCGTCACAAGAGCCAAGGGGAGAAACGTCCGAAGGAACACGGCGGTCATCTCGTCGCCCCTTCCATGACCCAGGTAGATGCTCCAGGTCAGTTCCACCAGCAGCAGAAGATCCATCACCAGTACGACGATTTTCTGTTTGACGTTCATGCCATTCCTCGTCCGTTTGCGGCCCGCCCACTCCCAAGCGGCCTTTCAAAGTGTCGATGCCCGTTCCCAAGGCCCCCCTCCCTTGGAGCGGGGAGGGGGAGGTTGGAGGCGGGGGATCTCCGCCCGGCAGCAATCCCCCCGGCGTGAGCAGGAATGCATTCAAGCGAAACAAAGTCCTCGCCGATGGCTTGCCTACTTCTTCCTCAGGTCCTGCTTGGAAACGTTCATCACCTTGAGGGCGACTCGGTCCGTCCCCCGCACCTCATAGGCAATACGGAGGATATCGCCCGGCTCCGGAGGAATCCCCACCAAAGCCTTATCTATAAGGTACTCGTTCACCACTCCGGTCGACCGCCCGTAAGGATGCTCGTCACTGAAGTTCACGTCATATTCTTCGATCACCAGCGTCTTTTCCGCTGCCCTCACCTCGACGCACTTGCCCTGGACCACATCGGCCGCCACGGCCCAACCCGCGAAGCAAAAGGCGACCGCGATCAGCAGAACACCGGCCATGGAAAGTTTTCTCAACATCGGACACTCCTTTTCTTACGGTCAGCGGCGGCTCCCCGGTGGAAGGGGAGCCGCCCAAGGTCAACGTCTTCAATGCACCCCCTCTTGGCGCAGCTTCTTCTCGCGCAACTCCGCCGCGGCCCCCTTGAACATGACCACGATGATGTAAAGGCAGATCAGGCTAATCGCCCCATAGATGACCACCGTGGCGGCGGCATCAAAACCGTACTGCTTGAGGATGATGGAAACCATGCAAGCCAGCACGGCGCAGCCGAAAGCCACTCGGATGCCGTAACCCTTGGAGTACTTGGTCGCCACGGTGCCGATCTGCGCCCCAATGGCGGCCCCGGTCAGCATCACAAACACCGCCACCAGCTCGATGCGGCCCTTCAAGGTATAGGTGAACGCCCCGTAGAGACCCGAAATCATCACTTCGAAGAGGTCGGTTCCCACGGCGATATGGGTAGGGCAGCCGATGAGGTAGATCAAGGCCGGCATGCGCAGCAAACCGCCGCCGATCCCCAGAAAACCCGCCAGCACCCCCGTGAGAAAACTCACCCCAATGGGAACCCACGCCGAACACGTAAATCCTGCAGCCTTGAAATGCATCACGGGGGGGATCTTGATCTTGTGGAACGTGCGGTACCAGGTCACACCCTCGGTGCCCTTGTCGCCATCCACAATGCCGACCTTCTTCTTCTGTACCGCTTTATAGTAATCGTAGAAGACCATGGTGGCGATCAGGAAGAGAAACACCACGTAAACCCACCGGACCACACTGCCTACTCGGCCGATCCGTTCCAGCCACATGACGATTTGGGCACCGCATTCGATGCCGACCATAGTGCCAACCAGCATCACGATTCCCAGCTTATAGTCCACGTTACCAAACTTGGAATGGCGGAAGGTGGAAACCATCGATTTGCCGGCGATGTGTGCGATATCGGTGCCGATGGCGAAGGCCATGGGGAAACCCAGGATGTTGAGGCCCGGGGTGACCATCCAGGCGCCTCCCATACCGAAGAAGCCGCCGATGACGCCCACGGAAAATCCGAGGAGCACGAGGCCGGGCCAGAAGATTTCCACCCCTGCAATGGGCATATACATGTAAAGCCAATCCATGATCGCTCTCCTTTCTCTCCAGACCGAAACAATTTTTCGAGGAATGATTGTCCCGGACTCCAGCCGGCTTTCAATGTTCGACGATCTTCCGCGACCTCAGGTCCAGCCCGGTTCGCCTCATGATAAAATCCATCAATAGGCCCAGGAAACAACCGTAGGCGGCCGTGAGCACCACCGCCCAGACGGCGAAGAGCAGAATGTTGGTGTTGTAGAGATCAGCGAAATACTTCATGATGCCGCCCGATATCCGGCGCGTATCCGCCA
This is a stretch of genomic DNA from Desulfoglaeba alkanexedens ALDC. It encodes these proteins:
- a CDS encoding response regulator — translated: MTDAFRILVTDRNRHVRDFLKRELGREGYEVILARDGTDLIRLLNSHDRCDLLVLDTEIAFGCSLALIESLVARRPALPIVIHSFAAEQEDPEVVRHAAALVTKGGNAERLKAAVAGVLAQVYPGRGSRRDGADR
- a CDS encoding sulfite exporter TauE/SafE family protein, whose amino-acid sequence is MDWLYMYMPIAGVEIFWPGLVLLGFSVGVIGGFFGMGGAWMVTPGLNILGFPMAFAIGTDIAHIAGKSMVSTFRHSKFGNVDYKLGIVMLVGTMVGIECGAQIVMWLERIGRVGSVVRWVYVVFLFLIATMVFYDYYKAVQKKKVGIVDGDKGTEGVTWYRTFHKIKIPPVMHFKAAGFTCSAWVPIGVSFLTGVLAGFLGIGGGLLRMPALIYLIGCPTHIAVGTDLFEVMISGLYGAFTYTLKGRIELVAVFVMLTGAAIGAQIGTVATKYSKGYGIRVAFGCAVLACMVSIILKQYGFDAAATVVIYGAISLICLYIIVVMFKGAAAELREKKLRQEGVH
- a CDS encoding DVU0150 family protein → MKRVLGRWLGIFMALYLLIPEMVWAAGGKAAPLVVVADTRRISGGIMKYFADLYNTNILLFAVWAVVLTAAYGCFLGLLMDFIMRRTGLDLRSRKIVEH